From a region of the Chitinophaga caseinilytica genome:
- a CDS encoding Gfo/Idh/MocA family oxidoreductase, with protein MKQITVVIVGMGFGKEFIPIYQKHPNIKRVGICTRNPATLKELKERFNLDDDLIFTHFEDVPKRADVDAIHIVTPVPEHARMTLASLNAGKHTACTIPMAMTVEDCTAIVEARRKSGKVYMMMETALYTREFLYGLKLAETGQLGRIQFVRGSHIQDMSMPGWDEYWKGYPPMLNGTHAISPLLRINNTKAESVVCHGSGRLSDDLASRYGSPFAVETATFTLKNSDVAAEATRSLFDVVRQYRESYDVYGTKMSFEWEQLQDEGHSVFDGGENARRMECPDTDEMLIPEIAHFTKREKIDDPNHVSFLQGAGHGGSHPHLVQEFVAAIIEGRESAVDAHLAANYTCAGICAHESAMNGGKRIQIPDFE; from the coding sequence ATGAAACAGATCACGGTTGTAATCGTTGGGATGGGATTCGGAAAGGAATTTATTCCCATTTACCAGAAACACCCCAACATCAAGCGGGTAGGCATTTGCACGCGGAATCCCGCTACGCTGAAGGAACTGAAGGAGCGCTTCAACCTCGACGACGATCTTATCTTCACCCACTTCGAAGACGTGCCCAAACGCGCTGATGTAGACGCCATCCACATCGTGACGCCCGTTCCCGAGCATGCCCGCATGACCCTCGCGAGCCTCAACGCCGGCAAACATACCGCCTGTACCATCCCCATGGCCATGACGGTGGAAGATTGTACCGCTATCGTGGAAGCGCGCCGCAAATCCGGGAAAGTGTATATGATGATGGAAACCGCGCTTTATACCCGCGAATTCCTGTACGGCCTGAAACTGGCGGAAACCGGCCAGCTGGGCCGCATCCAGTTCGTTCGCGGTTCGCATATCCAGGACATGAGCATGCCGGGCTGGGATGAATACTGGAAAGGATATCCGCCCATGCTCAACGGTACCCATGCCATTTCGCCGCTGCTGCGCATCAATAATACAAAAGCGGAATCCGTGGTTTGCCATGGTTCCGGCCGGTTGAGCGACGACCTCGCATCCCGCTATGGTAGTCCATTTGCCGTGGAAACCGCCACTTTCACCCTGAAGAATTCCGACGTGGCGGCCGAGGCCACCCGCTCGCTGTTCGATGTGGTAAGGCAATACCGCGAGAGTTACGATGTGTACGGGACGAAGATGTCTTTCGAATGGGAGCAGCTGCAGGATGAAGGTCATTCCGTGTTCGACGGCGGTGAGAACGCCCGGCGGATGGAATGCCCCGATACCGACGAGATGCTCATCCCCGAGATCGCGCATTTCACCAAACGGGAGAAGATCGACGATCCGAACCACGTATCGTTCCTCCAGGGCGCGGGCCATGGCGGCTCGCATCCGCACCTGGTGCAGGAATTCGTGGCGGCCATCATAGAAGGGCGCGAATCCGCGGTAGACGCGCATCTCGCCGCCAACTACACCTGCGCGGGCATCTGCGCGCATGAATCGGCCATGAACGGTGGTAAACGCATCCAAATACCTGATTTCGAATGA
- a CDS encoding PVC-type heme-binding CxxCH protein, which yields MKRILAILLTGIICAWAPAPRSDAGRRAEALFVGSSSNVQATWLATKLFKSGVNITYTERQDDLQPAKLAAFDAVIYCTANPPSAAAQAALRAFVDGGKGLLVLHQGAEGLRALAWTKPSGNPGKGRVVVFPDGKNDEAWKHVAFLDRIRNAVLEAIGEEARGRIAAAKIPDVDIYNSDTIADYTKRYNVPKFQEALPPGESNKLTQVPTGFEIQLFAQEPDITKPIAMAWDERGRLWIVETVDYPNDFVETDSTANDRIKICEDTDGDGRADKFTVFADSLNIPTSIAFANGGVIVSMAPNFLFLQDTDGDDKADVRKVIFTGWGKQDTHAGPSNLQYGFDNKIWGVTGYSGFDGTINGERQKFPQGVYHFKPDGSDFKFLGRTSNNTWGLGFTEDNHVFISTANNTHSAWFSMPFWYMQRKLDVGPADPVQKIDGHYDVHAMTPNLRQVDVMGGFTSATGHHFYTARSFPKEYWNRVAFVNEPTVRLVHSAIIEKDGAGFKEKDGWNLMASSDEWFGPVHAETGPDGAVWVADWYNFIIQHNVFVKEQAPRETILPFTEQPHGKGNAFESEHRDVSHGRIYRVVYKNAKPYAPVRLSRNDTASLRKGIMNENMFWRMTAQRLIVEEKHTDMAPVLRKIAAGRAVDAVGLNSPVVHALWTLHGLGLEDAATFQVFVAALKHPASGVRKAAVEVLPKTAKGQAALIASGILQDRDLQVRLAAIKQLVEYPESEAAGGAVYRMSAVAQNGKDPFLAKALLAAAVRHEKGFLSAAGKATTPAGAFTKQLTEALYHEDYALDPRGFMPAAPDVNGKEITIRAAVGASREVKTPSGTILSQGDAANGYTLAVRNGKLQMDVVQAGKTYRAVSTDELPEKADVEAQLGKNGNIRLKINGEAAGSGKAPGLFNVKTDGWRTEDRFAGQLRNVTLTLDRSAPKPASEAAPALVIDLKVVKDIMQYDKKKLSVKAGQKVTIRLENPDGMQHNLLILKPGTLAKVGAAADAMVRDPNASKMQYVPKVPEVLHATRLLNPGETVSLTFTAPALPGDYPFVCTFPGHWRGMNGILQVVK from the coding sequence ATGAAACGAATACTGGCTATATTACTGACAGGAATTATCTGTGCATGGGCGCCCGCGCCCCGAAGCGATGCGGGGAGAAGAGCGGAAGCCCTGTTCGTAGGCAGCAGCAGCAACGTGCAGGCCACCTGGCTGGCTACGAAGCTGTTCAAAAGCGGCGTCAATATTACTTACACCGAACGGCAGGACGATCTCCAGCCCGCAAAACTCGCCGCGTTCGACGCCGTGATCTATTGCACCGCCAATCCGCCATCCGCCGCTGCACAGGCCGCGCTCCGCGCTTTCGTTGACGGCGGGAAAGGATTGCTGGTACTGCATCAGGGCGCAGAAGGCCTCCGCGCCCTGGCCTGGACGAAGCCATCCGGCAACCCCGGCAAAGGGCGCGTGGTCGTGTTCCCTGATGGTAAAAACGACGAAGCCTGGAAGCACGTCGCTTTCCTCGACCGCATCCGCAATGCCGTCTTGGAAGCGATCGGGGAGGAAGCGAGGGGCCGCATCGCGGCAGCGAAAATCCCTGATGTCGATATCTACAACTCCGATACCATCGCGGATTACACCAAACGCTACAACGTTCCCAAATTCCAGGAAGCCCTGCCGCCCGGGGAGTCCAACAAGCTTACGCAGGTACCAACGGGATTCGAAATACAACTCTTCGCGCAGGAGCCCGACATCACCAAACCCATTGCCATGGCCTGGGATGAGCGCGGCAGGCTCTGGATCGTGGAAACGGTGGACTATCCCAATGATTTCGTGGAAACGGACTCCACGGCCAACGACCGCATCAAGATCTGCGAAGATACCGATGGCGACGGCCGGGCGGATAAATTCACCGTCTTCGCCGACAGCCTCAACATCCCCACCAGCATCGCTTTCGCCAACGGCGGCGTCATCGTGTCCATGGCCCCGAATTTCCTCTTTCTGCAGGATACGGATGGAGACGATAAGGCCGATGTGCGCAAGGTGATTTTTACCGGTTGGGGAAAGCAGGATACGCACGCCGGTCCGTCGAACCTCCAGTACGGCTTCGATAACAAAATATGGGGCGTGACGGGGTATTCCGGGTTTGATGGCACCATCAACGGGGAACGGCAGAAATTCCCGCAGGGCGTGTATCATTTCAAGCCCGACGGGTCGGATTTCAAGTTCCTCGGCCGGACGTCCAACAACACCTGGGGCCTGGGCTTCACGGAAGACAATCACGTTTTCATTTCCACCGCCAACAATACCCACAGCGCCTGGTTCTCCATGCCGTTCTGGTACATGCAGCGCAAACTGGACGTGGGCCCCGCCGATCCCGTGCAAAAGATCGACGGGCACTACGACGTGCATGCCATGACGCCGAACCTCCGCCAGGTAGACGTTATGGGCGGGTTCACCTCCGCCACCGGCCACCATTTCTATACGGCCCGCAGTTTCCCGAAGGAATACTGGAACCGGGTGGCTTTCGTAAACGAACCGACCGTCCGCCTCGTGCATAGCGCCATCATCGAAAAAGATGGGGCCGGGTTCAAGGAGAAAGACGGCTGGAACCTCATGGCGAGCTCCGACGAATGGTTTGGCCCCGTTCACGCGGAAACCGGCCCCGATGGCGCGGTTTGGGTGGCCGACTGGTATAATTTCATCATCCAGCATAACGTGTTCGTGAAGGAACAGGCGCCCCGGGAAACCATCCTTCCCTTCACCGAACAGCCCCATGGCAAAGGCAATGCTTTCGAGAGCGAGCATCGCGACGTATCGCACGGCCGTATTTACCGGGTAGTGTACAAAAACGCGAAACCCTACGCGCCGGTGCGCCTTTCAAGAAACGACACGGCTTCGCTCCGCAAGGGAATAATGAACGAAAACATGTTCTGGCGGATGACGGCACAGCGCCTCATCGTAGAAGAAAAACACACGGACATGGCGCCTGTGCTGCGCAAAATAGCTGCCGGCAGGGCGGTAGATGCGGTAGGATTGAACAGTCCTGTCGTACACGCCCTCTGGACGCTCCACGGCCTGGGCCTCGAAGACGCGGCCACGTTCCAGGTGTTCGTGGCGGCATTGAAACATCCGGCGTCTGGCGTACGGAAAGCGGCAGTGGAAGTGCTGCCGAAAACCGCGAAAGGCCAGGCGGCGCTCATCGCCAGCGGGATTTTGCAGGACAGGGATTTACAGGTGCGATTGGCCGCCATCAAGCAACTGGTGGAATATCCCGAGTCGGAAGCCGCCGGTGGGGCCGTTTACCGCATGAGCGCGGTGGCGCAGAACGGGAAAGACCCCTTCCTCGCCAAAGCCTTGCTGGCGGCGGCGGTACGCCATGAGAAAGGGTTTTTGTCCGCCGCAGGCAAAGCCACAACGCCCGCGGGCGCATTCACGAAGCAATTAACGGAAGCGTTATACCACGAAGACTATGCTTTAGATCCCCGCGGATTCATGCCCGCCGCGCCCGACGTAAATGGTAAGGAAATAACGATCAGGGCCGCGGTGGGTGCTTCCCGGGAAGTGAAAACGCCTTCCGGCACGATCCTTTCGCAGGGCGATGCCGCTAACGGCTACACGCTCGCCGTTCGCAACGGCAAACTGCAAATGGATGTGGTGCAGGCCGGAAAAACCTACAGGGCCGTTTCTACAGATGAATTGCCCGAAAAGGCCGACGTGGAAGCGCAATTGGGCAAGAACGGGAACATCCGCCTGAAGATTAACGGAGAAGCGGCAGGAAGCGGCAAGGCGCCGGGGCTGTTCAATGTAAAAACAGATGGCTGGCGGACGGAAGACCGCTTCGCGGGACAGCTGCGCAACGTGACCCTCACGCTCGACCGTTCTGCCCCCAAACCCGCATCCGAAGCGGCGCCTGCACTGGTGATCGATCTGAAGGTCGTGAAAGACATCATGCAGTACGACAAGAAAAAACTCAGCGTGAAAGCCGGACAGAAGGTAACGATCCGCCTCGAAAACCCGGACGGGATGCAGCATAACCTGCTCATCCTCAAACCCGGTACCCTCGCGAAAGTAGGCGCCGCTGCCGATGCCATGGTCCGCGATCCGAACGCTTCCAAAATGCAATATGTGCCCAAAGTGCCGGAAGTGCTGCATGCCACGCGGCTGCTCAATCCGGGGGAAACGGTGAGCCTCACGTTCACGGCGCCCGCCCTGCCGGGGGATTATCCTTTCGTATGCACCTTTCCCGGCCACTGGCGTGGGATGAACGGAATTCTTCAAGTTGTTAAATAA
- a CDS encoding VOC family protein → MIRFTKIDHVAVMIPTGQQTAARQFYGQLLQLKEIPGQHPRNAIWYEIADIQLHLVEEEKTTELPSGRHPAFEVESLEAAKAYLQSNGVAIAYTSKIEGRERAFFRDPFGNRVEMIEFDK, encoded by the coding sequence ATGATACGTTTTACGAAGATCGACCATGTGGCAGTCATGATCCCGACCGGCCAGCAAACCGCGGCCCGGCAATTCTACGGGCAACTTTTACAACTGAAGGAAATTCCCGGCCAGCATCCGCGCAACGCCATCTGGTACGAAATCGCAGATATTCAATTGCACCTGGTGGAAGAGGAAAAGACCACCGAGCTCCCCAGCGGCCGGCACCCTGCTTTCGAAGTGGAAAGCCTCGAAGCGGCGAAAGCCTATCTCCAATCCAACGGCGTTGCCATCGCCTATACATCGAAAATCGAAGGCCGGGAGCGCGCGTTTTTCCGCGATCCTTTTGGGAATAGGGTGGAGATGATTGAGTTTGATAAGTGA
- a CDS encoding AraC family transcriptional regulator — MKSQSNANISTAWTLPEQLQRKLDEHPLGRNLYITAIRFYPENDAKEWGEPKGAPVYSLLYSAHGSGWYEVSGERHAVKANQYVLLAKNTPFRCGPDPRNPWRLYTAQFTGLLADELCDYLTNGKPIHTTPPLVGRIAQFWDILHHLDLMNNIENLLYANFRFYSFLGTFRLSVFNYMKQGSDNQIEQCIQIMKQQLDKNLTLADLAAQAHLSASYLSALFKEKTRYSPIQLFTSLRMQKASQLLKETNLTVKEIAQEMGYPDQYTFSRTFKLIMGVSPKGFRERS; from the coding sequence GTGAAGAGCCAATCCAACGCCAACATTTCCACTGCATGGACCTTGCCCGAACAGCTGCAACGCAAGCTGGACGAACATCCGCTGGGCCGCAATCTATACATCACCGCTATCCGTTTTTATCCTGAAAATGACGCGAAGGAATGGGGCGAGCCGAAAGGCGCTCCGGTGTACAGCCTGTTGTATTCCGCACATGGAAGCGGCTGGTACGAAGTTTCGGGCGAGCGCCACGCCGTGAAAGCCAATCAATATGTATTGCTGGCGAAAAACACGCCGTTCCGGTGCGGCCCCGATCCCCGCAATCCCTGGCGGCTCTACACCGCCCAGTTCACGGGGCTCCTGGCCGACGAGCTCTGCGATTACCTCACCAACGGCAAGCCCATCCATACCACGCCGCCGCTCGTGGGCCGCATCGCGCAGTTCTGGGACATCCTCCACCATCTCGATCTCATGAACAATATCGAGAACCTGCTGTACGCCAACTTCCGGTTCTACAGCTTCCTCGGTACCTTCCGGCTGTCTGTCTTTAATTATATGAAACAGGGGTCAGACAATCAGATCGAGCAATGCATCCAGATCATGAAGCAGCAGCTCGACAAAAACCTCACCCTGGCCGATCTCGCGGCGCAGGCACATTTGTCGGCCTCTTATCTTTCCGCGCTGTTCAAGGAGAAAACGCGCTACTCTCCCATCCAGCTGTTTACGTCGTTGCGGATGCAAAAGGCCAGTCAGCTTTTGAAAGAAACGAACCTGACGGTGAAGGAGATCGCGCAGGAAATGGGGTACCCGGATCAGTACACGTTCTCACGGACTTTCAAGCTGATCATGGGTGTTTCGCCTAAGGGGTTTCGGGAGAGGAGTTAA
- a CDS encoding sodium:solute symporter: MQQLPITDLAVIGAYLLGMILIGVYFSRKNKNAAQFTTASGTIPGWALGLSLYATFLSSNTFLGVPGKSFGGNWNAFVFSLSMVPAAWISAKYFVPFYRNSGEVSAYTHLEHRFGPWARTYAMICFVLTQLARMGSIFFGVALALQALTGLDMRTIMAVTGVCIIIYTVLGGMEAVIWTEVLQGLIKTAGAIIILWLVIDGMKGGVSDIFSVGSAEGKFSLGSLSLTNFSTSTAWVVFLYGFFINLNNFGMDQNYVQRYHAARSQKEAARSVWLCVYWYLPVSAVFFFIGTALYAYFLQHPEMLNAVREQAALERGVAASSLAPADYGDKILPYFMVKKVPAGLLGLIIAAILSAAMSTLSSGMNSSATVFLKDIWQRYVRPNPSPKEEMKVLHLATVVSGIMAIFFGIAMIGVKSILDIWWELSGIFAGGMLGLFLLGIISKAKNAAAVAATVIGILVILWMSLSKYFPEDLQRFKSPLHIHMVIVVGTLAIFLAGLLFSRMQRRLHSQS, translated from the coding sequence ATGCAGCAACTGCCTATTACAGACCTGGCGGTAATCGGAGCGTATTTGCTCGGAATGATCCTGATCGGCGTATATTTTTCGAGAAAGAATAAAAATGCGGCACAATTCACGACAGCTTCTGGCACCATCCCCGGATGGGCGCTCGGCCTTTCGCTGTACGCAACTTTTTTGAGCAGCAACACTTTCCTGGGCGTTCCCGGAAAATCGTTCGGCGGCAACTGGAACGCTTTCGTGTTCAGCCTGTCGATGGTCCCCGCCGCCTGGATTTCGGCAAAATATTTCGTTCCCTTCTACCGCAACAGCGGCGAAGTGAGCGCTTATACGCACCTCGAGCACCGCTTCGGCCCCTGGGCCCGTACCTACGCCATGATCTGTTTCGTCCTCACCCAACTGGCGCGGATGGGCTCCATCTTCTTCGGCGTAGCCCTGGCGCTGCAAGCCCTCACCGGCCTCGACATGCGCACCATCATGGCCGTAACCGGCGTCTGCATCATTATCTACACCGTGCTCGGCGGCATGGAAGCCGTGATCTGGACGGAAGTGCTGCAGGGCCTCATCAAAACGGCGGGCGCCATCATCATCCTCTGGCTGGTGATAGACGGGATGAAAGGCGGCGTGAGCGATATTTTCAGCGTGGGCTCGGCGGAAGGGAAATTTTCCCTCGGCAGCCTCAGCCTCACCAATTTCAGCACGTCGACCGCCTGGGTGGTTTTCCTGTACGGATTTTTCATCAATCTCAACAACTTCGGAATGGACCAGAACTATGTACAACGCTATCATGCCGCCCGCAGCCAGAAAGAGGCCGCCAGAAGCGTGTGGCTCTGCGTGTACTGGTACCTCCCCGTGAGCGCGGTTTTCTTTTTCATCGGCACCGCACTATATGCATATTTCCTGCAACATCCGGAAATGCTCAACGCTGTGCGGGAGCAGGCGGCGCTGGAAAGGGGCGTAGCGGCTTCCTCGCTCGCGCCGGCCGATTACGGCGACAAGATCCTGCCGTATTTCATGGTGAAGAAAGTACCGGCAGGATTGCTGGGGCTCATCATCGCAGCGATCCTTTCCGCCGCCATGAGCACCCTCAGCAGCGGCATGAACAGTTCAGCCACGGTTTTCCTGAAAGATATCTGGCAGCGGTACGTACGTCCCAACCCTTCGCCGAAGGAGGAAATGAAAGTCCTGCACCTGGCCACCGTAGTGTCTGGCATCATGGCCATCTTCTTCGGTATCGCCATGATCGGTGTTAAAAGTATACTGGACATCTGGTGGGAGCTTTCCGGCATTTTCGCCGGCGGCATGCTCGGCCTCTTCCTCCTGGGGATCATCTCCAAAGCGAAGAACGCCGCGGCCGTGGCCGCCACCGTCATCGGCATCCTCGTGATCCTCTGGATGAGCCTGTCGAAATATTTTCCGGAAGATCTGCAACGGTTCAAAAGCCCGCTTCACATCCACATGGTGATCGTGGTGGGCACGCTGGCGATCTTCCTGGCGGGACTGCTTTTCTCACGGATGCAGCGCCGTCTTCATTCCCAATCTTAA
- a CDS encoding MFS transporter yields MDMITTAPPHAAMAAADLGGRDRRLLFWGCFTVLVASAFGFVFRSFLMDGWGMQFGLSKTQQGEIFGVSFWPFGISIVLFSLVIDKVGYKSAMIFAFACHCASVLLTVMATGYWMLYFGTLLFALGNGAAEAVVNPVVATMYPREKTKWLNILHAGWPAGMVLAGLLGIALIHFQVRWEIMIGCILLPVIAYGWMIMGKKFPVSERVQAGVSYLDMVREVGILGILLIVSLCVFQAGSLLNWSLAGKIAVTLGITAAAGLVVKSWGRPMFILLLLVMVLLATTELGTDSWITDLMTPEMAKMGLQGGWVLIYTSLIMAVLRFYAGPIVHRFSPLGLLAVSAAVAFAGLNFLSWSTGAMILVAATVYALGKTFLWGTMLGVVAERFPRGGVLALNFTGAVGQVGVGVIGAVILGFVQDKQLDKNLVRYDAENQTALHATYLTQERKSLFGEYRVLDNARLETAPVAAKETIRDVREGAKKDALRTVSIFPVIMLLCYLGLIFWFSRRGGYKPVLLAPAESHPSSNN; encoded by the coding sequence ATGGATATGATTACAACCGCCCCGCCGCACGCCGCCATGGCTGCGGCGGACCTCGGCGGCAGAGACCGCCGTTTGCTCTTCTGGGGCTGTTTTACGGTGCTGGTGGCCTCGGCGTTCGGGTTCGTTTTCCGTTCTTTTCTCATGGACGGATGGGGCATGCAGTTCGGGCTCAGCAAAACCCAGCAGGGCGAAATTTTCGGCGTGAGCTTCTGGCCCTTCGGGATCAGCATCGTGCTGTTCAGTCTCGTCATCGATAAAGTGGGCTACAAATCGGCCATGATCTTCGCTTTCGCCTGCCATTGCGCCTCCGTGCTGCTCACCGTTATGGCCACGGGTTACTGGATGCTCTATTTCGGAACGCTGCTTTTCGCGCTGGGCAACGGCGCGGCCGAAGCGGTGGTGAACCCGGTAGTGGCCACCATGTACCCGCGCGAAAAAACGAAATGGCTCAACATCCTCCATGCCGGATGGCCGGCGGGAATGGTGCTGGCCGGCTTGCTGGGCATTGCGCTGATACATTTTCAGGTGAGATGGGAGATCATGATCGGTTGCATTTTGTTGCCGGTAATAGCCTACGGATGGATGATCATGGGGAAGAAATTCCCGGTGAGTGAAAGGGTGCAGGCGGGCGTGTCGTATCTGGACATGGTGCGCGAAGTGGGCATCCTCGGCATTCTGCTCATCGTGTCGCTGTGCGTGTTCCAGGCCGGCAGCCTGCTGAACTGGTCGCTGGCGGGAAAGATCGCCGTAACGCTGGGCATCACCGCGGCCGCGGGGCTCGTGGTAAAATCGTGGGGGCGGCCGATGTTCATTCTCCTGTTGCTCGTCATGGTTTTACTGGCCACCACCGAGCTGGGGACAGACAGCTGGATCACCGACCTCATGACGCCCGAAATGGCTAAAATGGGCCTCCAGGGCGGGTGGGTCCTGATTTATACTTCGCTTATCATGGCGGTATTGCGATTTTATGCCGGGCCGATCGTCCATCGTTTTTCCCCATTGGGCCTGCTGGCCGTGAGCGCCGCCGTCGCCTTCGCGGGATTGAATTTCCTGTCGTGGTCTACCGGCGCCATGATCCTCGTGGCGGCTACGGTCTACGCATTGGGCAAGACGTTTTTGTGGGGAACGATGCTGGGCGTTGTGGCCGAACGCTTCCCCCGGGGCGGCGTGCTCGCCCTCAATTTCACGGGGGCCGTGGGGCAGGTGGGCGTAGGCGTTATCGGTGCGGTGATCCTGGGATTCGTGCAGGATAAGCAGCTGGACAAGAACCTCGTCCGCTACGACGCCGAAAACCAGACCGCCCTTCACGCCACCTATCTCACCCAGGAACGCAAAAGCCTCTTCGGCGAATACCGCGTGCTCGATAATGCAAGGCTGGAAACCGCACCCGTGGCTGCGAAGGAAACCATCCGGGATGTCCGTGAAGGCGCGAAGAAAGACGCGCTCCGCACCGTTTCCATATTCCCCGTCATCATGCTCCTCTGCTACCTGGGCCTGATTTTCTGGTTCAGCAGGAGAGGCGGGTACAAACCGGTGCTGCTGGCGCCTGCGGAATCCCATCCATCATCAAACAACTGA
- a CDS encoding sugar phosphate isomerase/epimerase family protein, with amino-acid sequence MRKQTTIQAGISTFVYASPFKTADFHLLPKIKSAGYDIVEVAVEQAGLIDWDLLVSMTADLDLDITLSGAFGPRRDISSDNAAFRKEGLDYILACIRLAEKTGSPLFGGPLYSAVGKTRIVLAEQKQQERAWCLENLRIAATAAADHGILLGVEPLNRFETDMINTVDQALALIAEAGHPSLRLSLDTFHANIEEKDIPAAIRKAGNLLLHVQANESDRGTPGTGHLPWPAIREALDEIGYRGAVVLETFGEPSEELARAACIWRPLAGSTDEMATEGAAFYKRMFT; translated from the coding sequence ATGAGGAAGCAAACTACTATCCAAGCCGGCATCAGTACGTTCGTGTACGCGTCGCCGTTCAAAACGGCGGATTTCCATCTGTTGCCGAAAATCAAATCCGCGGGGTACGACATCGTGGAAGTGGCAGTGGAGCAGGCGGGCCTCATCGATTGGGATCTGCTCGTTTCCATGACGGCCGATCTGGACCTCGATATCACGCTCAGCGGTGCATTCGGGCCGCGGCGCGATATTTCGTCGGACAATGCCGCGTTCCGCAAGGAAGGGCTGGATTACATCCTGGCATGTATCCGGCTGGCGGAGAAAACGGGGAGCCCGCTGTTTGGCGGGCCGCTGTATTCGGCCGTGGGCAAAACGCGCATCGTGCTGGCGGAGCAGAAGCAGCAGGAGCGGGCCTGGTGCCTGGAGAACCTGCGCATTGCCGCCACAGCAGCGGCAGACCATGGGATTTTGCTGGGCGTGGAACCGCTGAACCGTTTCGAGACGGACATGATCAATACGGTAGACCAGGCGCTGGCGCTCATCGCGGAGGCAGGCCATCCATCGCTGCGGTTGTCCCTGGATACATTCCACGCCAACATTGAGGAAAAGGATATTCCGGCGGCCATCCGCAAAGCCGGTAACCTGCTGTTGCATGTGCAGGCCAACGAAAGCGACCGGGGAACGCCCGGAACGGGGCACCTGCCCTGGCCCGCGATCCGGGAGGCGCTGGACGAGATAGGGTACCGCGGCGCGGTGGTACTCGAAACTTTCGGCGAGCCGTCCGAAGAACTGGCCCGCGCCGCCTGCATCTGGCGGCCGCTGGCGGGTAGTACAGACGAAATGGCCACCGAAGGCGCTGCATTTTATAAACGCATGTTTACATAA
- a CDS encoding ThuA domain-containing protein: MNSKHFLRQIFAFVLLLAALPLAAQKAPLRVLILGGGGSHDFERWYKQEDAATLERDGLAKVTYTSDPATIAAQLPETDVLLLANNQPINDPATRSAIFAHAAAGKGLVLAHAAIWYNWKDWPEYNARLVGGGSRSHEQYGPFTVALKGKHPVTRKVPKSFTLDDELYHFNADPAAAKITVLAQSTNDKGVTHPAVFVVEHPDARIVGLALGHDAKSHELAAYQALLRNAVKWAGRR; the protein is encoded by the coding sequence ATGAACAGCAAACATTTTCTCCGTCAGATTTTCGCTTTCGTGTTGCTGCTGGCCGCATTGCCGCTGGCTGCGCAGAAAGCCCCGCTGCGCGTGCTCATCTTGGGCGGCGGCGGCTCGCATGATTTCGAGCGCTGGTACAAACAGGAAGACGCCGCCACGCTGGAGCGCGACGGTCTCGCCAAAGTCACCTACACCAGCGATCCGGCTACCATCGCCGCACAGCTCCCCGAAACGGACGTGCTCCTGCTGGCCAACAACCAGCCCATCAACGACCCCGCCACCCGCAGCGCCATCTTCGCGCATGCCGCCGCCGGGAAGGGTTTGGTGCTGGCGCACGCCGCCATCTGGTACAATTGGAAAGACTGGCCGGAATACAACGCCCGTCTTGTTGGCGGCGGCAGCCGATCGCACGAGCAATACGGTCCTTTCACCGTGGCGCTCAAAGGCAAACATCCGGTTACGCGCAAAGTGCCGAAGTCTTTCACGCTCGACGATGAGCTGTATCACTTCAACGCCGACCCCGCCGCCGCGAAGATCACCGTGCTGGCGCAAAGTACCAACGACAAGGGCGTGACGCATCCCGCCGTATTCGTGGTGGAACATCCGGATGCGCGCATCGTAGGCCTGGCGCTGGGGCACGACGCCAAATCGCACGAGCTGGCGGCGTACCAGGCGCTGTTGCGGAACGCCGTGAAATGGGCGGGCCGCCGTTAA